Proteins from a genomic interval of Trichoderma breve strain T069 chromosome 2, whole genome shotgun sequence:
- a CDS encoding NAD dependent epimerase/dehydratase family domain-containing protein — translation MPSLLVSAIEPPALVVVTGANGFIAQHCVAALLEEGYHVVGTVRSAAKVDAVKNSHQRHPRLDVVVIEDITNAQSYLDVLGPLSPVAVLHLAAPFHYNATNFERDMMIPAVQGSTGILEAAAQIKSIRRIIHTNSFASIYDAAAGPSPGKTYTAQDWSPLTYEDGVQADNAPAAYRASKTAAEKAAWKFMESRPLGFDLVSLCPGMVFGPFLPEAKPKSITGVNTSNLLVWAAVSAGRDNALPPTRGPVWVDVRDVADAHVKALRVVEAGGGRYLLASGIYCNQELADHGRDG, via the exons GTTGCTGCCCTTCTCGAAGAGGGCTATCACGTTGTCGGCACCGTTAGGAGTGCGGCCAAAGTCGATGCAGTAAAAAATTCACACCAGAGACATCCCAGATTagacgtcgtcgtcatcgagGACATCACAAACGCACAAAGCTATCTTGACGTTCTTGGGCCTCTATCACCGGTAGCGGTCCTTCACCTTGCTGCGCCCTTTCACTACAATGCGACAAACTTTGAACGAGACATGATGATCCCCGCGGTGCAAGGATCAACGGGTATCCTGGAGGCTGCGGCTCAGATCAAGAGTATCCGGAGAATCATTCACACAAACAGCTTCGCCTCGATATACGACGCCGCGGCTGGTCCAAGCCCCGGAAAGACTTACACAGCACAGGATTGGAGTCCATTGACGTACGAAGACGGAGTACAGGCAGACAACGCGCCTGCGGCATATCGCGCGAGCAAAACCGCAGCGGAGAAGGCCGCCTGGAAGTTTATGGAAAGCAGGCCGCTTGGATTTGATCTCGTCAGTCTGTGCCCCGGTATGGTCTTTGGCCCTTTCTTGCCAGAGGCAAAGCCCAAGTCTATCACCGGCGTCAACACGAGTAACCTGCTGGTCTGGGCCGCGGTGTCTGCTGGCCGTGACAATGCCCTGCCACCGACCAGAGGCCCCGTCTGGGTTGATGTCCGCGACGTCGCTGATGCCCACGTCAAAGCCCTCCGAGTCGTCGAGGCCGGCGGCGGTCGCTATCTCCTTGCCAGCGGCATCTACTGCAACCAGGAGCTGGCAGAC CACGGCCGAGACGGATAA